The proteins below are encoded in one region of Epinephelus lanceolatus isolate andai-2023 chromosome 7, ASM4190304v1, whole genome shotgun sequence:
- the rell2 gene encoding RELT-like protein 2, protein MTELEASGVGENPPPYIIFVVVFLFFLTGLFGFLICHLLKKKGYRCRTGDMEDEDEEEKLGGNSDDEDEENQDTVEQILKCIIENEANMEAFNEMFGNQNVCVRHDPRLRKESIGGVPSHHHTVHSGTDHNTCHLCAQVRAKKGRRHSRTPRFKQRPGEQTVFSVGRFRVTHTDKKPHGSPNPMISSGDQLDQSQDSEERKEGGYNLRSMFKDARPPSEGSNGVGPNVGKRKKSVTIFGLRRGSDPIGIKGAEGTVRETGGFRFAIQKQPVVLEELSQAENTRVSPERGTKPGIKPETEPSKNQSPSSPHREAKTSGSVNSPSSQSKDQARGSKSTPEDGSKDGPSPEPRTNLMIKPSVGTTAASVPSSLPIPSSVSSGQTFKTTEKQRDDKVLNNPEAYDPGPLQTSTPIAPMPGSIAGITPVSPTGQPEPYSGSGLPLTQTPSNPSSSPDPESGFGASLALISLGSSPPSLASSLKTPISPVAVTPSPKLSSKSTPSESLTASPKLDTMPVSPQNPSSSPADQNPSFGSSPLLNLKSESVMSEISMTKGEMVSSPLPLKEQEVKGAGIMKTEEKTEKVRVGILKKAELSPVEGDSKGSALYSPTDQLSKDRLSHLPLSPSSPLSPSSQLGSRISSVTIINASPESKREFSVVTMVEEKEPSTSVKDQKGETSELRDESEKAGISPAVGLGGEVQGSGVGQAENQSRGPPGAEVRPRASQDKDDMVEMEDIGDCKVMQV, encoded by the exons ATGACTGAATTAGAAGCCTCAGGGGTGGGGGAAAATCCCCCACCCTACATTATCTTTGTGGtggtcttcctcttcttcctcactgGACTGTTTGGCTTCCTCATCTGCCACCTGCTGAAGAAGAAGGGCTACCGCTGCCGCACTGGAGACATggaagatgaagatgaggaggagaagcTTGGAGGAAATTCCGACG ATGAGGATGAAGAAAACCAGGACACAGTGGAACAGATCCTCAAATGCATTATTGAAAATGAAG CTAACATGGAAGCTTTCAATGAGATGTTTGGAAACCAAAATGTCTGTGTGCGCCACGACCCCAG ATTGCGCAAGGAGTCCATTGGTGGTGTTCCTTCCCATCACCACACAGTCCACTCAGGCACCGACCACAACACCTGCCATCTCTGTGCCCAGGTCCGAGCTAAAAAGGGCAGACGACATAGTCGAACGCCACGCTTTAAACAACGACCTGGAGAGCAGACTGTCTTCTCTGTTGGCAG GTTCAGAGTGACCCACACAGATAAGAAGCCTCACGGAAGTCCTAATCCAATGATCAGTTCAGGGGACCAGCTGGACCAATCCCAGGACAGTGAGGAGCGGAAGGAGGGCGGGTATAATCTGAGAAGCATGTTCAAGGATGCCCGACCACCTTCAGAGGGCTCCAATGGGGTTGGCCCAAATGTGGGGAAACGCAAGAAGAGTGTAACCATATTTGGGCTGAGGCGGGGCAGCGACCCCATTGGCATTAAAGGAGCAGAGGGGACAGTCAGGGAGACTGGAGGTTTTAGATTCGCTATTCAGAAGCAACCTGTAGTGCTGGAGGAACTGTCGCAGGCAGAGAACACTAGAGTCTCTCCTGAACGTGGTACTAAACCTGGTATCAAACCTGAAACCGAGCCCTCAAAGAATCAGTCACCTTCTTCACCTCATCGTGAGGCTAAAACTTCAGGTTCCGTTAATTCTCCCTCTTCTCAAAGTAAGGATCAGGCCCGTGGCTCTAAGTCTACTCCAGAGGATGGCTCTAAAGATGGGCCCAGTCCTGAGCCACGTACGAACCTTATGATCAAACCTTCTGTTGGGACTACAGCAGCTTCTGTCCCCAGCTCTCTTCCCATTCCATCCTCTGTTTCATCTGGacagacatttaaaacaacagagaaacaaagagatGATAAGGTGTTAAACAATCCAGAGGCATATGATCCTGGGCCACTACAAACCTCTACACCCATTGCCCCAATGCCTGGATCCATTGCAGGTATCACTCCTGTCAGTCCTACTGGCCAACCTGAACCCTATTCTGGCTCTGGTCTTCCACTTACCCAAACCCCCTCCAACCCAAGCTCCAGCCCAGATCCAGAATCAGGCTTTGGTGCTAGCTTAGCTTTAATAAGCTTAGGTTCATCCCCTCCATCTTTAGCCTCCTCACTAAAAACTCCTATCTCACCCGTGGCAGTCACACCAAGCCCCAAACTAAGCTCAAAAAGTACACCATCAGAGTCACTCACTGCTAGCCCCAAACTTGACACCATGCCAGTATCACCACAAAACCCCTCTTCTTCTCCAGCTGACCAAAACCCGTCCTTTGGAAGTTCTCCTCTTCTGAATTTGAAGTCAGAAAGTGTGATGTCTGAAATTTCGATGACCAAAggggaaatggtttcaagtCCATTACCTCTAAAGGAACAAGAGGTGAAAGGAGCTGGAATCATGAAGAcagaagaaaagacagaaaaagtgaGGGTGGGGATTCTCAAGAAAGCTGAACTTTCACCAGTTGAGGGAGATTCTAAAGGCTCTGCCCTTTACTCTCCCACTGATCAGCTTTCTAAAGACAGACTGAGCCATTTGCCTTTGTCACCTTCCAGTCCACTGTCCCCCTCCTCACAATTAGGGAGCAGAATAAGTAGTGTGACCATCATCAATGCCAGTCctgagagcaagagagagttCTCTGTTGTCACTATGGTGGAGGAGAAAGAACCCTCTACTTCAGTAAAAGACCAGAAAGGAGAGACTTCTGAACTCAGGGATGAATCAGAAAAAGCAGGAATTAGTCCAGCAGTTGGTCTGGGAGGAGAGGTTCAGGGTTCAGGTGTTGGACAAGCTGAAAATCAAAGTAGAGGGCCTCCTGGAGCAGAGGTTAGGCCAAGGGCGAGCCAAGACAAGGACGATATGGTGGAGATGGAAGATATTGGGGACTGCAAAGTGATGCAGGTGTAA